A window of Campylobacter ureolyticus contains these coding sequences:
- the hydE gene encoding [FeFe] hydrogenase H-cluster radical SAM maturase HydE, whose amino-acid sequence MVEKTLISNLIKKAYENHTLSLAECESILESSQCDEELFYFANLARIKFSKKEVHLKALIEISNYCKNSCFYCGLRKQNLNVKRYKLSKDEILSTAKNAINLGYKTIVLQSGESKIYNIKDMCEIISKISSFGARITLSLGEKSFDEYKAYRQAGANRYLLRIETTNKDLYKKLHPKMNQENRFLALENLQNLGYETGSGMIVGLPGQTEKMIAKDILFFKEKNFDMIGVGPFIPCQNTPLESLKAGDFTLSLKAMALIRLLMPFINIPATTAMETLHKNGRAKALQSGANVVMPAIADYKYRKDYLIYPNKATENLELKEQLLGVSSQINKAGFCISSQNGDSMYFKNRQGKQCE is encoded by the coding sequence ATGGTGGAAAAGACGCTCATATCTAATTTGATCAAAAAGGCTTATGAGAATCATACTCTAAGCCTTGCTGAATGCGAAAGCATCTTGGAAAGCAGTCAATGTGATGAAGAGCTTTTTTATTTTGCAAATTTGGCTAGGATAAAATTTAGCAAAAAAGAAGTTCATTTAAAAGCCTTAATTGAAATTTCAAATTATTGTAAAAATAGCTGTTTTTATTGTGGATTAAGAAAACAAAATTTGAATGTTAAAAGATACAAACTTAGTAAAGATGAAATTTTATCTACCGCAAAAAATGCAATAAATTTGGGCTATAAAACAATTGTTCTGCAATCTGGCGAAAGCAAAATTTATAACATAAAAGATATGTGTGAAATAATATCCAAAATTAGTAGTTTTGGAGCTAGAATAACACTAAGTTTGGGTGAAAAAAGCTTTGATGAGTATAAAGCATATAGGCAAGCTGGAGCAAATAGATATTTACTACGCATAGAAACAACAAATAAAGACTTGTATAAAAAGCTTCATCCAAAAATGAATCAAGAAAATCGTTTTTTAGCATTAGAAAATTTACAAAATTTAGGCTATGAAACCGGAAGTGGAATGATAGTTGGTCTTCCTGGTCAAACAGAAAAAATGATAGCAAAAGATATTTTATTTTTTAAAGAAAAAAACTTTGATATGATAGGGGTTGGTCCATTTATACCATGTCAAAATACACCACTTGAAAGTTTAAAAGCAGGTGATTTTACTCTTTCACTAAAAGCAATGGCTTTAATAAGACTCTTAATGCCATTTATAAATATACCAGCCACAACAGCAATGGAGACACTTCATAAAAATGGAAGAGCAAAAGCCTTGCAAAGTGGGGCAAATGTTGTAATGCCTGCAATTGCTGATTATAAATATAGAAAAGATTATTTAATATATCCAAATAAAGCCACTGAAAATTTGGAGTTAAAAGAGCAGCTTTTAGGCGTTTCATCTCAAATAAACAAAGCTGGATTTTGTATATCAAGCCAGAATGGCGATAGTATGTATTTTAAAAATAGACAAGGAAAACAGTGTGAATAA
- the hydF gene encoding [FeFe] hydrogenase H-cluster maturation GTPase HydF has product MAIVCILKIDKENSVNKTPNSMRFTIGIFGCTNVGKSTLLNKLVKEDISITSPIEGTTTDSVKKAYEIDDVGAVLFIDTAGIDDDSDLGKERVKRAFLEINSIDLAIIVLKNRALNKYEIALIDKFKKECIQTLFVVNKFDDGIANLKLKNAIVLNLLKDNTDEIFTQIKKIAYKKNKELFDGILGKNEFVVLITPLDKAAPKGRMILPQVQALRDILDKGSNAYVSQNTNINELLLNFSKKPNLIVTDSQYIKEVVKNSPIDIKITTFSILMARLKGDLKQFVDGANALDRLKKSDKILIAEACSHRYVEGDIARVKIPKLLEKYLGFKPNLTYICGKEFNNIDSFSLIIHCGGCMLNDKTMFNRQKIAKDNNVAITNYGILISKIQGVLKRSIEIFDL; this is encoded by the coding sequence ATGGCGATAGTATGTATTTTAAAAATAGACAAGGAAAACAGTGTGAATAAAACACCAAATTCTATGCGTTTTACAATAGGAATTTTTGGCTGTACAAATGTTGGCAAATCAACGCTTTTAAATAAATTAGTAAAAGAAGATATTTCTATTACTTCTCCTATAGAGGGCACAACAACAGATAGCGTAAAAAAAGCTTATGAAATTGATGATGTTGGAGCAGTTTTATTTATAGATACTGCTGGAATTGATGATGATAGTGATCTTGGCAAAGAAAGAGTAAAAAGAGCATTTTTAGAAATTAATAGTATTGATTTAGCTATTATAGTTTTAAAAAATAGAGCTTTAAATAAGTATGAAATTGCATTGATTGATAAATTTAAAAAAGAGTGTATTCAAACACTATTTGTAGTAAATAAATTTGATGATGGAATTGCAAATTTAAAACTTAAAAATGCTATAGTTTTAAATTTATTAAAAGATAATACTGATGAAATTTTTACTCAAATAAAAAAAATAGCTTATAAAAAAAATAAAGAGCTTTTTGATGGAATTTTAGGCAAAAATGAGTTTGTTGTTTTGATAACTCCGCTTGATAAAGCAGCGCCTAAAGGTAGAATGATTTTACCACAAGTTCAAGCCTTAAGAGACATCTTAGATAAAGGCTCAAATGCTTATGTTTCTCAAAATACAAATATAAATGAATTATTGTTAAATTTTAGTAAAAAACCAAATTTAATTGTAACTGACTCACAATATATTAAGGAAGTAGTTAAAAATTCTCCAATAGATATTAAAATAACTACTTTTTCGATACTAATGGCAAGACTAAAAGGTGATTTAAAGCAGTTTGTAGATGGTGCAAATGCTCTTGATAGATTAAAAAAAAGCGATAAAATATTAATCGCTGAGGCTTGCTCTCATAGATATGTTGAGGGTGATATTGCAAGAGTTAAAATACCAAAGCTACTTGAAAAATATCTTGGGTTTAAGCCAAATTTAACATATATTTGCGGAAAAGAATTTAATAATATTGATAGTTTTAGTTTAATAATACATTGTGGTGGGTGTATGTTAAATGATAAAACTATGTTTAATAGGCAAAAAATAGCCAAGGATAATAATGTAGCTATAACAAATTATGGAATTTTAATATCTAAAATTCAAGGAGTTTTAAAAAGATCAATTGAGATATTTGATTTATAA
- a CDS encoding energy transducer TonB — translation MKILQSQQKLENNGFIIGILVSALFHGILIYFIFFYAPKLNTQPQVNITKIDLNIFEVGGGPNDEAPAETIEPIAEEEISEVVEEVEVIEPVEEAIIVEKKPEPKPKKIVQKEPTPKKIENKPKPKPAQTGGFNAYNPNANNVASSAINSQNTAQSMNANEKLNIAAQIQAIIAKEAKKNYPTKAKRLRQKGVSIVSFTYSPDGSVTNIIVKKSSSYKILDETVVNAINKVKNKFPKISETTSFEVPVKFTLN, via the coding sequence ATGAAAATTTTGCAATCGCAACAGAAACTAGAAAATAACGGTTTTATAATAGGCATTTTGGTAAGTGCTTTGTTTCATGGCATTTTAATATATTTTATATTTTTCTATGCTCCAAAACTAAACACCCAACCGCAAGTAAATATAACAAAGATAGATTTAAACATCTTTGAAGTAGGCGGAGGACCGAACGATGAGGCACCAGCTGAAACGATTGAGCCAATAGCAGAAGAAGAAATTAGCGAAGTAGTTGAAGAGGTTGAGGTAATAGAACCTGTTGAAGAAGCCATAATAGTTGAAAAAAAACCTGAACCAAAACCAAAAAAAATAGTTCAAAAAGAGCCTACTCCTAAAAAAATAGAAAATAAACCAAAGCCAAAACCTGCACAAACAGGTGGATTTAACGCCTATAATCCAAATGCCAACAATGTCGCCTCAAGTGCTATAAATAGCCAAAATACAGCTCAAAGTATGAATGCTAATGAAAAGCTTAATATTGCAGCACAAATTCAAGCAATCATAGCAAAAGAGGCTAAAAAAAACTATCCTACAAAGGCCAAACGCTTAAGACAAAAAGGGGTTTCAATAGTTAGTTTTACATACAGTCCAGATGGAAGTGTGACAAATATCATAGTTAAAAAATCATCAAGCTATAAAATACTTGATGAAACTGTAGTTAATGCCATAAATAAAGTTAAAAATAAATTTCCTAAAATAAGCGAAACTACAAGCTTTGAAGTGCCTGTTAAATTCACACTTAATTAA
- the exbD gene encoding TonB system transport protein ExbD — MRTSRLKKDGLNVIPLIDIMLVLLCIVLSISTFIAQGNINIDLPKSKSGEGDPNKEVVNVIIDANSTIYLDDKPILEAEFEKYINDLNAKTPIVLRSDKEAKFESFVKVIDILKLKKHENFAIATETRK; from the coding sequence ATGAGAACATCTAGACTAAAAAAAGATGGGCTTAATGTTATACCTTTGATCGACATTATGCTTGTGCTTTTATGTATAGTTTTAAGCATATCAACTTTTATAGCTCAAGGAAATATAAATATTGATCTTCCAAAATCAAAAAGTGGCGAGGGAGACCCTAATAAAGAAGTTGTTAATGTGATAATAGATGCCAATAGTACGATATATCTTGATGATAAACCTATTTTAGAAGCTGAATTTGAAAAATACATAAATGATCTTAATGCTAAAACTCCAATAGTTTTAAGAAGTGATAAAGAAGCTAAATTCGAAAGCTTTGTAAAAGTTATAGACATATTAAAGTTAAAAAAACATGAAAATTTTGCAATCGCAACAGAAACTAGAAAATAA
- the exbB gene encoding TonB-system energizer ExbB: MEFLKHYFEYAIMGLLAFMSFLVLLYTVERIYFYSKVKFSDYKNADDFEIALTKHLTLLYIIYSNAPYIGLLGTVSGIMVTFYEMGLAGGVDASAVMVGMSLALKATALGLLVAIPTLMIYNAFGRKVDVLMTRYKDHENI; this comes from the coding sequence ATGGAATTTTTAAAACATTATTTTGAATACGCGATAATGGGTTTGCTCGCATTTATGAGCTTTTTAGTATTGCTTTATACAGTAGAAAGAATTTATTTTTATTCAAAAGTTAAATTTAGTGATTATAAAAATGCTGATGATTTTGAAATAGCTTTAACAAAACACTTAACTTTGCTTTATATTATATACTCAAATGCACCATATATTGGGCTTTTAGGCACAGTTTCAGGAATTATGGTAACTTTTTATGAAATGGGTTTAGCAGGAGGAGTTGATGCAAGTGCAGTTATGGTTGGTATGAGTTTAGCTTTAAAAGCTACCGCTCTTGGACTTTTAGTAGCTATTCCTACACTTATGATATACAATGCTTTTGGTAGAAAAGTTGATGTTTTAATGACAAGGTATAAAGATCATGAGAACATCTAG
- a CDS encoding TonB-dependent receptor domain-containing protein codes for MRKSRLVLSSIAALVLCGSVFAEDTVRLDTIQVNSAVANTQTVDAYKANTRNAGLLKDVLRDIPGVYMSGTNGFNQKIYMRGMNDRALNITIDGARQKGNTFHHNADLLVDPAILKAVDVGVGVHSVVGTSGAMGGSVAFKTVDSSDLLESDETIGAKINTGYASNNDEFSQGLTIYGSDKNRIFDALAYINHRGYGFGKDGKNDPMGGDGNDYNYLLKLGVKAGDYGKLTGSYEHMEYKGIYPFKAEWANLLNKQGERDLSDNKYERDTFTLGYEYNPNDYIDLTLNTYYTDHELDMTKKNPAGINTGVKTWGLKAINKMKFETGVINHTLVYGIEYYETKAYNNTKSNPKGNKFKTKSANDFGLADDKVKSLSVFLEDRVRHGGLTFVPGVRFDRYELNTLGGKSGDIYGRSNYSWNEYSPALLLDYQTKFGLGGYTSYAKLFRGPDVFEGIRINNANARATMHNDDLKPETGDAYEIGLRYNADLSDASTLNLSAKYFYTKYKNLIGEFSTPSNPYAVRMNAGDAEIKGVELATKFMYENLSLLASYSTQDTKYKNVPIVMSRGKQASGYGSSLAYSDIGDKFTFNAEYYISAIDTFIGWNTITFTNIRKESQKGKINKPGYAVHDIYATWIPNSGKFEGLEVNFGVYNIFDKAYASHSQRALDFSNPKSTIDWEEGRNIKLNLSYKF; via the coding sequence ATGAGAAAAAGTAGATTGGTTTTATCAAGCATAGCTGCACTTGTTCTGTGTGGCAGTGTATTTGCAGAAGATACTGTTAGACTTGATACGATACAAGTAAATAGCGCAGTTGCAAACACTCAAACAGTGGATGCCTATAAAGCAAATACAAGAAATGCTGGACTTTTAAAGGACGTTTTAAGAGATATACCTGGCGTTTATATGAGTGGAACAAACGGCTTTAACCAAAAAATTTATATGCGTGGTATGAACGATAGAGCTTTAAATATCACAATCGATGGTGCAAGACAAAAAGGAAATACTTTCCACCACAATGCAGACTTGCTAGTTGATCCAGCTATTTTAAAAGCTGTTGATGTTGGCGTTGGTGTTCATAGTGTTGTTGGAACAAGTGGTGCGATGGGCGGAAGTGTAGCTTTTAAAACAGTTGATTCGAGCGACTTACTAGAAAGCGACGAAACTATAGGAGCTAAAATAAATACGGGCTATGCTTCAAATAACGATGAGTTTTCACAAGGTCTTACTATTTATGGCTCAGATAAAAATAGAATTTTCGACGCACTTGCTTATATAAATCACAGAGGTTATGGCTTTGGAAAAGATGGCAAAAACGACCCAATGGGTGGAGATGGCAATGACTATAATTATTTATTAAAACTTGGCGTAAAAGCGGGTGATTATGGAAAACTAACTGGAAGCTATGAACACATGGAATATAAAGGAATTTATCCTTTTAAGGCTGAGTGGGCAAATTTACTCAATAAACAAGGCGAAAGGGACTTAAGCGACAATAAGTATGAAAGAGATACTTTTACTCTTGGATACGAATATAATCCAAATGATTATATTGATCTTACTTTAAACACCTACTACACAGATCACGAGCTTGATATGACTAAAAAAAATCCAGCAGGAATTAACACAGGCGTTAAAACTTGGGGATTAAAAGCCATAAATAAAATGAAATTTGAAACCGGCGTTATAAATCACACCCTAGTTTATGGAATAGAATACTACGAAACAAAAGCTTATAATAATACAAAAAGTAATCCAAAAGGTAATAAATTTAAAACAAAAAGTGCAAATGACTTTGGTCTAGCAGATGATAAAGTAAAGAGTTTATCAGTATTTTTAGAAGATCGAGTTAGACATGGAGGTCTTACATTTGTTCCTGGTGTTAGATTCGATAGATACGAACTTAACACACTAGGTGGAAAAAGCGGTGATATATATGGTAGATCAAATTATAGCTGGAATGAGTACTCACCTGCACTATTGCTTGACTATCAAACAAAATTTGGATTAGGTGGATATACAAGTTATGCTAAACTTTTCCGTGGTCCTGATGTGTTTGAGGGAATTAGAATAAACAATGCCAATGCAAGAGCCACTATGCACAATGATGACTTAAAGCCTGAAACAGGTGATGCATACGAGATAGGTCTAAGATACAATGCTGATTTAAGTGATGCTTCAACTTTAAATCTTTCAGCAAAATATTTTTACACAAAATATAAAAATTTAATAGGTGAATTTTCAACACCAAGCAATCCATATGCAGTTAGAATGAACGCTGGCGATGCTGAGATAAAAGGTGTTGAATTGGCAACAAAATTTATGTATGAAAATTTAAGTCTTTTAGCAAGCTATTCAACACAAGATACAAAATATAAAAATGTTCCAATTGTTATGAGCAGAGGAAAACAAGCAAGTGGATACGGCTCAAGTCTAGCATACTCAGATATTGGAGATAAATTTACATTTAATGCAGAATACTACATTTCAGCTATTGATACATTTATAGGTTGGAATACAATAACATTTACCAATATAAGAAAAGAAAGTCAAAAGGGAAAAATCAATAAACCAGGCTATGCAGTCCATGATATTTACGCTACTTGGATTCCAAATAGTGGCAAATTTGAAGGACTTGAAGTAAATTTTGGTGTTTATAATATATTTGATAAAGCTTATGCTTCACACTCTCAAAGAGCACTTGATTTTTCAAATCCAAAAAGTACAATTGACTGGGAAGAAGGAAGAAATATAAAACTTAATTTAAGTTATAAATTTTAA
- a CDS encoding CPBP family intramembrane glutamic endopeptidase produces MKKVFLYIEFLIIFLLTPTLFMLQILPKNYMFFVLWLGSLYAFYHIKKANLNLFKGFKFDEFKDIFKRFLILSIFLTIFTFIFSKNSFLFLPKQRIDIWILVMLLYPILSAFFQEIIFRTFFTLRYINLFKNQNLFIFINALIFAFVHLLYGNLIAVVFSFFGGILFIKTYLKSNSTLLCSIEHSLYGNFIFTIGLGHYFYNGY; encoded by the coding sequence ATGAAAAAAGTTTTTTTATACATTGAGTTTTTAATAATCTTTTTACTCACTCCAACTCTTTTTATGCTGCAAATTTTGCCAAAAAATTATATGTTTTTTGTCCTTTGGCTTGGGAGCTTATATGCGTTTTATCACATAAAAAAAGCAAATTTAAATCTTTTTAAAGGTTTTAAATTTGATGAGTTTAAAGATATTTTTAAAAGATTTTTAATTTTATCCATTTTTTTAACTATTTTTACTTTTATTTTCTCAAAAAATAGTTTCTTATTTCTACCAAAACAAAGAATAGATATTTGGATTTTAGTAATGCTCTTATACCCCATTTTATCGGCATTTTTTCAAGAGATTATATTTAGAACATTTTTTACATTAAGATATATTAATTTATTTAAAAATCAAAATTTATTTATTTTTATAAATGCTTTAATATTTGCTTTTGTGCATCTACTTTATGGAAATTTAATAGCTGTTGTTTTTAGTTTTTTTGGTGGAATTTTATTTATAAAAACTTATTTAAAATCAAACTCAACCCTACTTTGCTCTATAGAGCACTCTCTTTATGGAAATTTTATCTTTACGATAGGACTTGGGCACTACTTTTACAATGGATATTAG
- a CDS encoding molybdopterin molybdotransferase MoeA — protein sequence MEFMDYDKTLEILKENIIPWNRIEKVAITNALNRYIATDIIAKENYPKFKTSAMDGYAIKFDENNKKFKILGSNPAGKFEISSLKKNECIKTFTGSLMPENSDTLVPVENVKVDDGFIEILKPVKKGFAVRKIGESYKKGEVLIKKGTKLSYSEIALLAELGEFHISVFIKPKVCVLSSGSEIKDLGEMIENDAQIRSSNHIAIASMLELMGCEPIILPLVKDEENTVKNEILNSLNFCDILITTGGVSMGDFDFVKEVLSKNCEILINGAAIKPGRHIKIAKTGDKYIFALPGFPFSAMVMCILYVRILIESFFNTSKNHYINAVLDEEYIKKSPFLEFSACNLSVDENGVLRVNLKGKKDGSSAIVNNLNNKAALLVIPKELNGYKKGDVAKVLKML from the coding sequence ATGGAATTTATGGATTATGATAAAACTCTTGAAATTTTAAAAGAAAATATAATTCCTTGGAATAGAATAGAAAAAGTTGCTATAACAAATGCCCTAAACCGCTATATTGCAACCGATATCATCGCAAAAGAAAACTATCCAAAATTTAAAACCTCAGCCATGGATGGATATGCAATTAAATTTGATGAAAATAACAAAAAATTTAAAATTCTAGGAAGCAATCCAGCTGGAAAATTTGAAATTTCTAGCCTAAAAAAAAATGAATGCATTAAAACTTTCACAGGCTCATTAATGCCTGAAAATAGCGATACTTTAGTGCCTGTTGAAAATGTAAAAGTAGATGATGGTTTTATAGAGATTTTAAAACCTGTTAAAAAAGGTTTTGCTGTTAGAAAAATTGGTGAAAGCTATAAAAAAGGTGAAGTTTTAATAAAAAAAGGCACAAAACTAAGCTATTCTGAAATCGCCCTTTTGGCAGAACTTGGCGAATTTCATATAAGTGTTTTCATAAAGCCAAAAGTTTGCGTTTTATCTAGTGGAAGCGAGATAAAAGATCTTGGTGAGATGATTGAAAATGATGCTCAAATTAGAAGCTCAAACCACATAGCAATCGCTTCAATGCTAGAATTAATGGGGTGTGAGCCAATAATTTTACCACTTGTAAAAGATGAAGAAAATACAGTAAAAAATGAAATTTTAAATTCACTTAATTTTTGTGATATTTTAATTACAACAGGTGGCGTTAGCATGGGAGATTTTGACTTTGTAAAAGAAGTTTTAAGCAAAAATTGCGAAATTCTAATAAATGGTGCAGCTATAAAGCCAGGACGCCATATTAAAATAGCTAAAACAGGTGATAAATATATATTTGCATTACCTGGATTTCCATTTTCTGCAATGGTAATGTGCATTTTATATGTAAGAATTTTAATTGAAAGTTTTTTTAACACATCAAAAAACCACTATATAAATGCGGTTTTAGATGAAGAGTATATAAAAAAATCACCATTTTTAGAATTTAGTGCATGTAATTTGAGTGTTGATGAAAACGGAGTTTTGAGGGTGAATTTAAAAGGCAAAAAAGATGGCTCAAGTGCAATTGTAAATAACCTAAATAATAAAGCTGCACTTTTAGTTATCCCAAAAGAGTTAAATGGATATAAAAAAGGCGATGTTGCAAAAGTCTTAAAGATGCTTTGA
- a CDS encoding molybdopterin synthase catalytic subunit, producing the protein MKKIEIYKGGLDTNALYKKWYDEIKDKNLGAFITFNGIIRDDDNVQALSFDIYEALLQNWFNNWQERLKNDGVKLFFAHSFDDVKVGESSYFTAVASKQRKLALKLINDFVEDFKANAPIWKYDVKNGERIYAKNRSFKLAGAGLLKE; encoded by the coding sequence ATGAAAAAAATAGAAATTTATAAAGGTGGGCTTGATACAAACGCTCTTTATAAAAAATGGTACGATGAAATAAAAGATAAAAATCTAGGTGCTTTTATAACTTTTAATGGAATTATTAGAGATGATGATAATGTCCAAGCACTTAGCTTTGATATTTATGAAGCACTTTTGCAAAATTGGTTTAATAATTGGCAAGAAAGATTAAAAAATGATGGCGTAAAACTCTTTTTTGCTCATTCTTTTGATGATGTAAAAGTTGGCGAAAGCTCATATTTTACAGCAGTAGCTTCAAAACAAAGAAAACTTGCTCTAAAACTTATTAATGATTTTGTTGAAGACTTTAAGGCAAATGCCCCTATTTGGAAGTATGATGTTAAAAATGGTGAGCGAATTTATGCTAAAAATCGCTCTTTTAAACTAGCTGGTGCAGGACTTTTAAAGGAATAA
- a CDS encoding MoaD/ThiS family protein, translating to MIKVEFLGPIKKDDLEIKASNLVELKEILNKDESLKEWLEISAVAINDEIISNLDKELKNGDKVSILPPVCGG from the coding sequence ATGATAAAGGTTGAATTTTTAGGTCCTATAAAAAAGGATGATTTAGAGATTAAAGCTTCAAATTTAGTTGAGTTAAAAGAAATTTTAAACAAAGATGAAAGCTTAAAAGAGTGGCTTGAAATATCGGCAGTTGCGATAAATGATGAGATAATAAGCAATTTAGATAAAGAGCTTAAAAATGGAGATAAAGTATCGATTTTACCACCAGTTTGTGGTGGATAA
- the nspC gene encoding carboxynorspermidine decarboxylase yields MNINDIKTPAYVCYLPKLIRNLEILKNVGDESGAKVLCALKGFAFSLAMPYIDKYLWGATCSGLHEAKFAKEFIKNGEIHTYSPAFKDEDFDEIMQISNHIVFNSPNQISKFKQMALDKGIELGLRINPESSFSPKDIYNPCAKFSRLGTTKANLLKALKEDKSLLDGISGLHFHALCEESSQSLKKVLDKFKAEFGEFIHGVKWVNFGGGHHITKKGYDIKLLINLIKEFKDEFGVDVYLEPGEAVGWECGDLISSVLDIVENEKNIAILDTSAEAHMPDTVLMPYRPAVVGEKKSAKFEYRFGGNTCLAGDIVGLEEGDADYKFDKPLKVGDRVVFKDQIHYTIVKNTTFNGIKLPDLVLVDENGDVIKKIEFGYEEYRRRN; encoded by the coding sequence ATGAACATTAACGATATCAAAACACCAGCTTATGTCTGCTATCTTCCAAAGCTCATTAGAAATTTAGAAATATTAAAAAATGTTGGCGATGAGAGTGGGGCAAAGGTGCTTTGTGCATTAAAGGGTTTTGCATTTAGCCTAGCAATGCCTTACATTGATAAGTACCTTTGGGGGGCAACTTGCAGCGGACTGCATGAGGCTAAATTTGCAAAAGAGTTTATAAAAAATGGTGAAATTCACACCTATTCGCCAGCTTTTAAAGATGAAGATTTTGATGAGATTATGCAAATTTCAAATCACATTGTCTTTAACAGCCCAAATCAAATTTCAAAATTTAAACAAATGGCACTTGATAAAGGCATAGAACTTGGACTTAGGATAAATCCAGAAAGCTCTTTTTCGCCAAAAGATATCTACAATCCTTGCGCTAAATTTAGCCGTCTTGGAACAACAAAGGCAAATTTGCTAAAAGCTCTAAAAGAGGATAAGAGTCTGCTTGATGGCATTAGTGGACTTCATTTTCATGCACTTTGTGAAGAAAGCAGCCAAAGTCTAAAAAAAGTTTTGGATAAATTTAAAGCTGAGTTTGGTGAGTTTATTCATGGGGTAAAATGGGTAAATTTCGGCGGTGGACATCACATAACTAAAAAAGGTTATGACATAAAACTTCTTATAAATTTGATAAAAGAGTTTAAAGATGAGTTTGGAGTTGATGTTTATTTAGAGCCAGGCGAGGCGGTTGGTTGGGAGTGTGGGGACTTGATAAGTTCTGTTTTAGACATAGTTGAAAATGAGAAAAATATCGCTATTTTGGATACTTCAGCCGAAGCTCACATGCCAGATACCGTGCTTATGCCTTATCGTCCAGCTGTTGTGGGCGAGAAAAAAAGCGCTAAATTTGAGTATAGATTTGGTGGAAATACCTGCCTAGCAGGAGATATTGTAGGACTTGAAGAAGGAGATGCTGATTATAAATTTGACAAGCCTTTAAAGGTTGGCGATAGGGTTGTATTTAAAGATCAAATTCATTACACCATTGTAAAAAACACAACATTTAATGGCATAAAGCTACCTGATTTAGTTTTGGTTGATGAAAATGGAGATGTTATAAAAAAAATAGAGTTTGGATATGAGGAGTATCGCCGTAGAAATTAA
- a CDS encoding TorD/DmsD family molecular chaperone: protein MENEILDARIFYYSLFSKFFVFSYESDRFEGVKEALNLLLNYAIDEKSAISLKNLAENFDEKLLITEYDDIFHSPPSPVRTTVSYYNEGYESSLSCLEIKKILAKTKFRKDSVKFIENEDNFGFLFVLMSEFIKFGKLEDKNYLEYAKEIFTKFLNPFIDEFTSAIYLHKSSNYYKDVVNLLMSFVELERVFYGTSKPILHKEIKVKNNLSRSEKIRREVNKLKRSRGSRDGF, encoded by the coding sequence ATGGAAAATGAAATTTTGGATGCAAGAATTTTTTATTATTCGTTATTTTCCAAATTTTTCGTTTTTAGTTATGAGAGCGATAGATTTGAAGGTGTAAAAGAGGCTTTAAATTTGCTTTTAAATTATGCTATTGATGAAAAAAGCGCAATTTCGCTTAAAAACTTGGCAGAAAATTTTGATGAAAAGCTTTTAATAACTGAGTATGATGATATTTTTCACTCACCTCCAAGTCCTGTGAGAACTACAGTAAGTTATTATAATGAGGGCTATGAAAGCTCACTTAGTTGTTTGGAAATAAAAAAAATATTAGCTAAAACCAAATTTAGAAAAGATAGCGTTAAATTTATTGAAAATGAGGATAATTTTGGGTTTTTATTTGTTTTAATGAGTGAGTTTATAAAATTTGGAAAATTAGAAGATAAAAATTATTTAGAGTATGCAAAAGAAATTTTTACCAAATTTTTAAATCCTTTCATTGATGAGTTTACAAGTGCTATTTATCTTCATAAAAGTTCAAATTATTATAAGGATGTTGTAAATTTGCTTATGAGTTTTGTTGAGCTTGAAAGGGTTTTTTATGGTACTTCAAAGCCAATTTTACATAAAGAGATAAAAGTTAAAAACAATCTTTCAAGATCTGAAAAAATAAGACGAGAAGTTAATAAGTTAAAAAGAAGTAGGGGTAGTAGAGATGGATTCTAA
- a CDS encoding twin-arginine translocation signal domain-containing protein — protein MDSKRRDFLKKSAISTAVGVGTVGALEAREPSKKIKNSSGKKPEILYQETKSWEIFYKNSK, from the coding sequence ATGGATTCTAAAAGAAGAGATTTTTTAAAAAAATCAGCTATTAGTACAGCTGTTGGAGTTGGCACAGTTGGCGCTTTAGAGGCTAGAGAGCCAAGTAAAAAGATAAAAAATAGCAGTGGTAAAAAACCTGAAATTTTATACCAAGAAACCAAAAGTTGGGAAATTTTTTATAAAAATTCAAAATAA